A genome region from Pseudodesulfovibrio alkaliphilus includes the following:
- a CDS encoding 3'-5' exonuclease, which produces MTPTVETTRFVAIDFETADAKRDSACAVGLVVVDRGEVVARDYRLIRPPRQRFNPFCVQVHGILWEDVADQPSFGELWPELTPLLAGADFLVAHNASFDKSVLNACCRESRCAPPAQPFLCTVQLARTTWRLPSNKLPCVCDHLGIDLIHHHAASDAEACARIAIQGLRQNPAFLGRVL; this is translated from the coding sequence ATGACCCCCACCGTGGAGACCACCCGATTTGTGGCCATAGATTTCGAAACCGCAGACGCCAAGCGCGATTCGGCCTGCGCCGTGGGCCTTGTGGTGGTGGATCGGGGCGAGGTCGTGGCCCGCGACTACCGCCTCATCCGACCCCCCAGGCAGAGGTTCAACCCATTTTGTGTCCAGGTCCACGGCATCCTCTGGGAAGACGTGGCCGACCAGCCCAGTTTCGGCGAGCTGTGGCCCGAGCTGACGCCGCTCCTTGCGGGCGCGGATTTTCTCGTGGCCCACAACGCCTCCTTTGACAAGTCCGTGCTCAACGCCTGCTGCCGCGAGTCGCGCTGTGCGCCGCCCGCGCAGCCCTTTCTGTGCACGGTGCAGTTGGCGCGCACCACCTGGCGGTTGCCCTCCAACAAGCTGCCCTGCGTCTGCGACCATCTGGGCATCGACCTCATCCATCACCACGCCGCGTCCGACGCCGAGGCCTGCGCACGCATCGCCATCCAGGGGCTGCGGCAGAATCCGGCCTTTCTTGGGCGGGTGCTGTGA
- a CDS encoding secondary thiamine-phosphate synthase enzyme YjbQ, which produces METLSIRTREREEMLDITGPLRALIRANGWNDGLLLLHCPHTTGAVTVNEGADPDVARDMVINLRKLVPQRGDYHHAEGNSDAHIKSSLLGCDQTLMIEGGDIRLGTWQKVFFCEFDGPRSRSLWVKFVGGR; this is translated from the coding sequence GTGGAGACTCTGTCCATTCGCACCCGCGAGCGCGAGGAGATGCTCGACATCACCGGGCCGTTGCGTGCCCTGATCCGCGCCAACGGCTGGAACGACGGCCTGCTGCTGCTCCACTGCCCGCACACCACCGGGGCCGTGACCGTCAATGAGGGCGCGGACCCGGACGTGGCCCGCGACATGGTGATCAACCTGCGCAAGCTCGTCCCCCAGCGCGGTGACTACCATCACGCCGAAGGCAACTCCGACGCCCATATCAAGTCGAGCCTCCTGGGCTGCGACCAGACGCTCATGATCGAGGGCGGCGACATTCGCCTCGGCACTTGGCAGAAGGTCTTCTTCTGCGAGTTCGACGGCCCCAGATCGCGTTCGCTGTGGGTCAAGTTCGTGGGCGGCAGGTAG
- the cobM gene encoding precorrin-4 C(11)-methyltransferase — translation MGGETGKGMGMVHFIGAGPGDPELLTLKGQRLIAGADLVLYAGSLVPPEVVACARAGARVVDSAPLSLDQTHALIMETVRRGGSVARVHTGDPSLYGAIREQMDLLEREGVSCAVVPGVTSACAAAALAGRSYTVPGVTQTLILTRLAGKTPVPEAEALRSLAAHKSAMCVYLSAGDPEGVQRELLAGGLAPDTLVVVARRVGWPDQAVADTDLAHLAATARERGFTRQTVFLVLPGQGAHDAAQARSLLYDPHFSHMFRP, via the coding sequence ATGGGCGGCGAGACCGGGAAAGGCATGGGCATGGTCCACTTCATCGGCGCCGGTCCTGGCGATCCCGAGTTGCTGACCCTCAAGGGCCAGCGGCTCATCGCCGGGGCGGACCTCGTCCTTTACGCCGGGTCCCTGGTGCCGCCCGAGGTGGTGGCCTGCGCCCGGGCCGGGGCGCGGGTGGTCGATTCCGCACCCCTGTCCCTGGACCAGACCCATGCCCTGATCATGGAGACCGTGCGCCGGGGCGGTTCCGTGGCCCGTGTCCACACAGGCGATCCCTCCCTGTACGGGGCTATCCGGGAGCAGATGGACCTGCTGGAGCGGGAGGGTGTGTCCTGCGCCGTGGTGCCGGGCGTGACCTCGGCCTGTGCGGCGGCGGCCCTGGCCGGGCGTTCCTACACCGTGCCCGGCGTCACCCAGACCCTGATCCTGACCCGGCTGGCAGGCAAGACCCCGGTGCCTGAGGCCGAGGCACTGCGCTCTCTGGCAGCCCACAAATCGGCCATGTGCGTCTATCTTTCGGCAGGCGATCCCGAGGGGGTGCAGCGCGAGCTGCTGGCTGGCGGGCTGGCCCCGGATACCCTGGTGGTCGTGGCCCGTCGCGTGGGCTGGCCCGATCAGGCCGTGGCCGATACTGATCTGGCGCATCTGGCGGCCACGGCCCGTGAGCGTGGCTTCACCCGGCAGACAGTCTTTCTGGTCCTGCCGGGTCAGGGAGCCCATGACGCCGCACAGGCCCGCTCCCTGCTCTACGACCCGCACTTTTCCCACATGTTCCGCCCATAG